A genomic window from Macrococcus sp. 19Msa1099 includes:
- a CDS encoding RNA-guided endonuclease TnpB family protein, which yields MRAYKTEIKPNKAQIELINQTIGVTRYVYNLFITKNQNRYKRNLSFMSGYDFSKWVNNRHSKEKQWIKNVPSKAVKQTIMNAEDSYRKFFKGHSSYPKHKKKSLNGAFYLIGTIKVERHRIFLPKLKWIQLKEFGYIPKSNIKSATISRKGSHYFVSVLVDEPFTVNVRNQKSEPIGLDLGLKETVYSSNGEKLMSLYRNKQLIKLNKSLKRQQRKLSRKQKGSNNRYKQLLKINRLYQRISNIKTDMKRKLISTIIKANPRYITIENLNIKGMMKNRRLSNALQQTGLGYVVEWLKHKSKQHDIELRQVDRFYPSSQLCSCCKHRQKMPLNKRTFYCENCGNEIDRDWNASLNLVKAEDYVVLT from the coding sequence ATGAGAGCCTATAAAACAGAAATCAAACCGAACAAAGCACAGATTGAATTAATCAATCAAACAATTGGTGTAACACGATATGTCTACAATCTATTTATAACAAAGAATCAGAACAGATATAAAAGAAATCTATCATTTATGAGTGGTTATGATTTCAGCAAGTGGGTGAATAATAGACATTCCAAAGAAAAACAGTGGATTAAAAATGTCCCGAGTAAGGCAGTCAAACAAACTATTATGAATGCAGAAGATAGTTACCGTAAGTTTTTTAAAGGTCACTCGAGTTATCCAAAGCATAAAAAGAAATCATTGAATGGTGCTTTTTATCTCATTGGTACAATCAAAGTTGAAAGACATCGAATATTTTTACCGAAGTTAAAATGGATTCAGTTAAAAGAGTTCGGCTATATTCCTAAAAGTAACATTAAATCGGCAACAATTAGCAGAAAAGGAAGTCATTATTTCGTATCAGTGCTTGTAGATGAGCCTTTTACTGTTAATGTGCGTAATCAAAAATCAGAACCGATTGGACTAGATTTAGGGCTAAAGGAAACAGTATATTCATCGAATGGCGAAAAATTAATGAGTCTTTATCGCAATAAACAACTTATTAAGTTAAACAAATCTTTAAAAAGGCAACAACGAAAACTCTCAAGAAAGCAAAAAGGCTCAAATAACAGGTATAAACAGTTACTTAAAATTAATCGTTTATATCAAAGAATATCTAATATTAAAACAGATATGAAACGAAAACTTATAAGCACAATCATTAAAGCCAATCCACGATACATCACAATAGAAAATCTTAACATTAAAGGTATGATGAAAAACAGACGACTATCAAACGCATTACAACAAACAGGATTAGGATATGTTGTAGAATGGTTGAAACATAAATCAAAACAACATGACATCGAATTAAGACAGGTCGACCGATTCTATCCAAGCAGTCAGTTGTGTAGTTGTTGTAAGCATAGACAGAAAATGCCTTTAAACAAAAGAACATTTTATTGTGAGAATTGTGGGAACGAAATAGATAGAGATTGGAACGCAAGTTTAAATTTAGTGAAAGCAGAAGATTATGTCGTACTTACATAA
- a CDS encoding IS30 family transposase: protein MAYKHLNTDELTFIESYYHQDLSVKEIAKRLKRSRQTIYNVINALKTGITALEYYQEYKQRKSNCGRHRIVLPENQSAYIREKVADGWTPDTIIGRGEHPIDCSVKTLYRMFKEKVFSVQSSPMKGKRKPNGHCKKRGRQAFKRHISERIEEFPFFFQEFGHLEGDTIIGRNHGSAVITLVERISKMIITIRPQGRKADDIEDALHSMFSALPAHIFKSITFDCGKEFSNWKTICNRHDITIFFADPGTPSQRGLNEHSNGILRRSGLDKEVDFNSVTDDHIISVAQNINHRPRKSLGYKTPLEVFMSFIEDEELSSLF from the coding sequence ATGGCCTATAAACATCTTAACACGGATGAACTCACGTTCATAGAATCATATTATCATCAAGATCTTTCGGTAAAAGAAATCGCAAAGAGATTGAAACGATCAAGACAGACAATTTATAACGTAATAAATGCACTTAAGACAGGTATAACTGCACTGGAATATTACCAGGAGTATAAGCAAAGAAAATCAAATTGTGGCAGACATAGAATAGTACTTCCAGAAAATCAGTCAGCTTATATTCGAGAAAAAGTAGCCGATGGCTGGACACCTGACACCATTATTGGCAGAGGTGAACACCCGATTGATTGTTCTGTAAAAACTCTTTATAGAATGTTTAAGGAAAAGGTCTTTTCGGTACAATCTTCACCTATGAAAGGTAAAAGGAAGCCAAATGGTCATTGTAAAAAAAGAGGTAGACAGGCTTTCAAAAGACACATTTCTGAAAGAATAGAAGAGTTTCCTTTCTTCTTTCAAGAATTTGGTCATCTTGAAGGTGACACTATCATTGGCCGTAATCATGGGAGTGCTGTCATAACCTTAGTAGAAAGGATCTCTAAGATGATTATCACTATAAGACCTCAAGGTCGCAAGGCAGATGATATTGAAGATGCGCTTCACTCTATGTTTTCAGCTTTACCTGCTCATATATTTAAATCGATTACTTTCGATTGTGGTAAGGAGTTCTCCAACTGGAAAACAATCTGTAACCGACACGATATCACGATATTCTTTGCTGACCCCGGCACTCCGTCGCAACGTGGATTGAATGAACATTCTAACGGGATACTTAGACGCAGTGGATTAGATAAAGAAGTAGACTTTAATTCAGTCACTGATGATCATATCATTAGTGTTGCTCAAAATATTAATCATCGTCCTAGAAAATCGCTGGGCTATAAAACACCATTGGAAGTATTTATGAGTTTCATCGAAGATGAGGAATTGTCTAGCTTATTTTGA